Proteins encoded in a region of the Chryseobacterium piperi genome:
- a CDS encoding glycoside hydrolase family 2 TIM barrel-domain containing protein: protein MKNETLLAYFLIIIFMGAMGGSHAQETPYWKNPSIVKVNKEYPRTLFMTYDTKKEALNTQFENSKYYQSLNGTWKFYFVDAYKQLPQNIIDSATSTNSWKNIQVPGNWEIQGFGTAIYVNHPYEFVERNPKTMLPKLPPPTMPEENPVGVYRRDIEIPEDWLKNRTIFLNIGGAKSGTYVYLNGKEVGYSEDSKNPAEFRINEYVKPGKNKLAIKILRWSTGSYLEAQDFWRISGIERDVYLWSQPNVSLRDFRVKSTLDDTYRNGVFQLEMSVANYGKGDLNEKANYAPIPPATPLLSYELIDPLGKTIASATGTVSIKGRGDGDYRFPEIAISNVLPWTAETPNLYRLIMTIRNQESSQKEVVPFTVGFRKFEIREVENGKRKDRLFLVNGQPIKIKGVNIHEHNPATGHYVTEELMLKDFMLMKQNNLNSVRLAHYPQSRRFYELCNELGLYVYDEANIESHGMYYGKESLAKHPEWQNAHLDRTVNMFERNKNLASVSFWSLGNEAGNGINFDMTYKWLKDREKGFMNRPVNYERAIWGYNSDMYVPQYPGADWLDKTGREGSDRPVVPSEYSHAMGNSNGNLDLQWQAIYTYPNLQGGYIWDWVDQGIFQKDKNGKVFWAYGGDFGKEMPSDGNFLINGIVSPDRTQHPAMQEVKFVHQNFDFEPIDIEKRLFRIKNRFYFTDTKNYILKYSILENGRPIAENILPMNLDPQQSMEAEIPADPSLFKPGKEYFVNFDVYTKASSISVPKNFNIAHGQFRLPLEGIKVAYQPSSKSSYIRIEEKANTTTIAIGKADFIFDKVQGRVSSYKVKGKEYFKEGFGIQPNFWRGPNDNDYGSGMPKRLQIWKESSRNFKVTEAIVTKKNDHVILKTSYLLPAGNLYTVYYKIYPDGTLKINAEFSSTTLDANNSDASEASQMATFSPEMKKAREASSKLNVPRIGVRFRIPQYYNKIQYYGNGPAENYIDRQSGARIGIYKTTAEDLYFPYVRPQENGHRTYTRWISLTDNRNKGLLIIADETVGFNALRNSVEDFDSEEAKDRSYQFNNFSSEDRMANSDEKARNNRPRQTHINDIIPRNFVEVCVDMKQMGVAGYNSWGARPLPEYSIPSDKNYSWGFTLVPVENERDLSDKVNLKY, encoded by the coding sequence ATGAAAAACGAAACTTTACTAGCGTATTTTTTGATAATCATTTTCATGGGGGCAATGGGGGGCAGCCATGCACAGGAAACTCCCTACTGGAAAAATCCAAGTATTGTAAAGGTCAATAAGGAATATCCGCGTACACTCTTTATGACTTATGATACTAAAAAGGAGGCCCTGAATACCCAATTCGAAAACAGCAAATATTATCAATCATTGAATGGTACCTGGAAGTTTTATTTTGTTGATGCCTACAAGCAACTTCCTCAAAACATTATAGACTCCGCAACAAGTACAAACTCATGGAAAAATATACAAGTCCCGGGAAACTGGGAGATTCAGGGCTTCGGAACAGCCATTTATGTAAATCATCCATATGAATTTGTTGAAAGAAACCCAAAGACCATGCTGCCTAAATTGCCTCCTCCAACCATGCCGGAAGAAAATCCTGTCGGTGTGTACCGAAGAGATATTGAGATTCCAGAGGATTGGCTAAAGAATAGAACAATTTTCCTGAATATAGGTGGAGCAAAATCCGGTACTTATGTTTACCTGAACGGGAAAGAAGTAGGGTACAGTGAAGATTCCAAAAACCCAGCAGAATTCAGAATTAACGAATATGTTAAACCTGGTAAGAACAAGTTGGCAATAAAGATATTGAGATGGAGTACAGGATCTTATCTTGAAGCACAGGATTTCTGGAGAATCAGTGGTATTGAAAGGGACGTGTATCTTTGGTCCCAGCCTAATGTATCCTTAAGAGACTTCAGGGTGAAATCAACTTTAGATGATACGTATAGAAATGGAGTGTTCCAATTAGAGATGTCTGTGGCTAACTATGGTAAAGGCGACCTGAATGAAAAAGCCAATTATGCCCCTATTCCCCCTGCCACACCGCTACTAAGCTATGAACTGATAGATCCTTTAGGCAAAACGATAGCTTCAGCAACAGGAACAGTTAGTATCAAAGGACGTGGAGATGGTGACTACAGATTTCCGGAAATTGCTATTTCTAATGTACTACCCTGGACTGCCGAGACCCCTAACCTTTATCGTTTGATCATGACGATTCGTAACCAGGAAAGCTCTCAGAAAGAAGTAGTCCCTTTTACGGTTGGTTTCAGAAAGTTTGAAATCAGAGAAGTTGAAAATGGGAAAAGAAAAGACCGGCTGTTTTTAGTCAACGGTCAGCCTATAAAAATCAAAGGAGTCAATATTCATGAACATAATCCTGCCACGGGACATTATGTTACGGAGGAGCTTATGCTTAAGGACTTCATGCTAATGAAGCAAAATAATCTTAATTCTGTCCGCCTTGCCCACTACCCTCAATCCAGACGGTTTTATGAATTATGTAATGAGCTGGGGCTCTACGTCTATGATGAAGCCAATATTGAAAGTCACGGAATGTATTACGGCAAAGAATCTTTGGCTAAACATCCCGAGTGGCAGAATGCCCATCTGGATAGAACGGTCAATATGTTTGAAAGGAATAAGAACCTAGCTTCTGTAAGCTTTTGGTCATTGGGTAATGAAGCGGGGAACGGGATTAATTTTGATATGACTTACAAATGGTTGAAAGATAGAGAAAAAGGCTTTATGAATCGCCCCGTTAATTACGAAAGAGCCATCTGGGGATATAATTCGGATATGTATGTACCGCAATACCCGGGTGCCGACTGGCTGGATAAAACAGGAAGAGAAGGTTCCGACCGACCGGTGGTTCCCTCTGAATACTCCCATGCCATGGGAAATTCTAACGGAAATCTTGACCTTCAGTGGCAGGCTATCTATACATATCCAAACCTTCAGGGGGGATACATCTGGGATTGGGTAGATCAGGGAATTTTCCAAAAAGATAAAAATGGAAAAGTATTTTGGGCTTATGGTGGAGACTTCGGAAAAGAGATGCCCAGTGACGGAAATTTCCTGATCAACGGGATTGTAAGTCCGGACAGAACCCAGCATCCTGCAATGCAGGAGGTAAAATTCGTTCACCAGAATTTTGACTTTGAGCCTATAGACATAGAAAAAAGGCTGTTCCGCATTAAAAATAGGTTTTATTTTACAGATACTAAAAATTATATCCTGAAATATTCTATCCTTGAAAATGGAAGACCTATCGCCGAGAACATTTTGCCGATGAACTTAGACCCTCAACAAAGTATGGAAGCAGAAATACCGGCTGACCCTTCCTTGTTTAAACCTGGAAAAGAATATTTTGTAAATTTTGATGTGTATACCAAAGCATCAAGCATTAGTGTTCCGAAAAACTTCAATATTGCCCACGGCCAGTTTCGTCTTCCGCTTGAAGGGATTAAAGTGGCTTATCAACCTTCATCAAAATCATCTTATATTAGGATTGAGGAAAAAGCAAATACCACAACTATTGCCATAGGGAAAGCAGATTTCATTTTCGATAAAGTACAGGGGAGAGTGAGTTCTTATAAAGTAAAAGGGAAAGAATATTTTAAGGAAGGATTTGGTATTCAGCCTAATTTTTGGAGAGGACCAAATGATAATGATTATGGAAGTGGTATGCCTAAACGTCTCCAGATATGGAAAGAGTCCAGTAGAAACTTTAAGGTTACTGAAGCGATTGTCACTAAGAAAAACGATCACGTGATATTAAAAACGTCTTACCTGTTACCTGCAGGAAATCTTTATACTGTTTATTATAAAATTTATCCGGATGGTACTTTAAAAATAAACGCTGAATTTAGTTCTACAACGCTGGACGCAAATAATTCAGACGCTTCCGAAGCTTCCCAGATGGCGACTTTTTCCCCAGAAATGAAAAAAGCCCGTGAGGCATCTTCTAAATTGAATGTCCCTAGAATTGGAGTCCGCTTTAGAATTCCTCAGTATTATAACAAAATTCAATACTATGGCAATGGTCCGGCAGAAAACTATATTGATCGCCAGTCTGGAGCGAGAATAGGAATTTATAAAACGACCGCTGAAGATCTATACTTCCCCTATGTAAGGCCTCAGGAAAATGGACACAGAACATATACCCGCTGGATTTCTCTCACTGATAACAGGAACAAAGGATTATTGATTATTGCTGACGAAACGGTAGGATTTAATGCTTTACGGAATTCTGTTGAGGATTTTGATTCCGAAGAGGCAAAAGACAGATCTTATCAGTTCAATAACTTTAGTTCGGAAGACCGTATGGCCAATTCTGATGAAAAAGCAAGAAATAACCGCCCCCGTCAAACCCACATTAATGATATTATACCGAGAAACTTCGTTGAAGTGTGTGTGGATATGAAACAGATGGGAGTGGCCGGATACAATAGCTGGGGTGCCAGACCACTGCCGGAGTATAGTATTCCGTCTGATAAAAACTATAGCTGGGGCTTTACGCTTGTGCCGGTTGAAAATGAAAGGGACCTTTCTGACAAGGTGAACCTGAAATATTAA
- a CDS encoding SusC/RagA family TonB-linked outer membrane protein, with product MNYEIKIPKRYGVCFFLMGTFVSAQTTIPVKKDTISKEKTIEEVVLVGYGTQKKNTVSGATANVDTKLLQDRPVPSLISALQGALPGVNITQRPGDVGGDRGTLNIRGRGNLGSSSPLFVVDGVIVSSTDFAMLNSNDVENLTVLKDASAAIYGSRAAYGVVLVTTKKGSGGKMKISYDGMSGYQIANYLPKMLGSVDYMMLRNEALTNAGKAKRFTDSEIDMARSGKYPDLFPNTDWYKLYYRQAAPMMEHTLNVNGGGKTRYYLSLGYFGQESLQPDKGLDRYTVRANTTSTVSDKLTFGSNFSFVREEIKSDAANISPNVALARMVPTMVPVQSNGNWGTVNGGQLDATLGGSNPLRTLRESGNYRDETNTFIGAITATLKPMKGLSIDGQISYKNRDRIITEFRNEIPALINFFTGAPISGTMVTPNSYQERWYKNGLFMGQVYATYENTFKDHYFKVMAGASYEDNRNREIRALRRDLPLNGMEAFGGRDLNGEVVTMNGENVFLGGLPESDAFQSAFSRLNYSYKDKYYLEAIFRADATSRFSANNRWGYFPTVMASWRIDKEKFMSNVTFVNDLKLRASVGESGNVYNVGYWDYLSLYRQGNAAVLDGSIVPGIWPSKIPNPNLKWETTLTKNIGLDGTLFNRKLTFQLDLFDRLTKDILNAIPVPYEFGIRPSGSAEYPSVNTARVQNKGVEINLGYQNNGKQFQYYINANFSKIWNKVTNLSNPIITSPFILRQGDAVGSFYGFEAIGLYSQQDVINNYPRLSANTRPGDIKIKDQNGDGKIDENDRIVIGNDVPYLTFGLNGGFSYKNFDFNFVIQGVSNVKVYLSNEASQAFFNGAGAKEYTLGRWTPDNPDPNAVYPRILETADNQQNDASRTISSFWLFNADYIRVKALTLGYSLPNEMSKSIGLNRFRIYLTANNLFTIRGDKRMKDFDPEMASSRATYPQTKTVAFGVNVQF from the coding sequence ATGAACTATGAAATTAAAATTCCGAAACGCTATGGAGTCTGCTTTTTCTTAATGGGAACTTTTGTAAGTGCACAAACGACAATACCCGTAAAAAAAGATACCATAAGCAAAGAGAAAACGATTGAAGAAGTGGTTCTGGTTGGATACGGTACCCAAAAGAAAAATACAGTAAGTGGCGCTACTGCTAATGTAGATACCAAGCTGTTACAGGATAGGCCCGTTCCAAGTTTAATATCAGCTCTTCAGGGAGCATTGCCCGGGGTTAATATTACGCAAAGACCCGGCGATGTTGGCGGAGATAGGGGGACTCTTAATATCAGAGGCCGTGGAAATTTAGGATCTTCTTCACCATTATTTGTTGTAGACGGGGTCATTGTAAGCAGTACTGATTTTGCCATGCTTAATTCCAATGATGTTGAAAATCTCACGGTATTAAAAGATGCTTCTGCAGCCATCTATGGATCCAGGGCAGCCTACGGAGTAGTATTGGTTACCACCAAAAAAGGCTCCGGAGGAAAAATGAAAATTAGCTATGACGGGATGAGTGGCTACCAGATAGCAAACTACCTCCCAAAAATGCTTGGCTCTGTAGATTACATGATGCTTAGAAATGAAGCCCTTACCAATGCCGGAAAGGCGAAACGCTTTACAGATAGCGAAATCGATATGGCCAGGTCCGGAAAATACCCTGATCTGTTTCCGAATACAGATTGGTATAAATTGTATTACAGGCAGGCTGCTCCCATGATGGAGCACACTTTAAACGTCAACGGTGGTGGGAAAACCAGATATTACCTTAGCCTGGGATACTTTGGCCAGGAATCATTGCAGCCCGATAAAGGTCTTGACAGGTATACGGTCAGAGCAAATACCACATCTACGGTAAGTGATAAACTGACTTTTGGATCTAATTTTTCATTCGTGAGAGAGGAGATAAAAAGTGACGCTGCCAATATAAGCCCAAATGTTGCTTTAGCAAGGATGGTGCCTACCATGGTACCCGTACAGTCCAACGGAAACTGGGGTACCGTAAACGGTGGTCAACTGGATGCTACCCTTGGAGGAAGTAATCCGTTAAGAACTTTGAGGGAAAGTGGAAACTACCGGGATGAGACCAATACCTTTATAGGTGCCATAACGGCTACCCTGAAACCGATGAAGGGACTTAGTATTGACGGTCAGATCTCCTATAAAAACCGGGATAGGATCATAACGGAGTTCAGAAATGAGATCCCTGCTTTAATCAATTTTTTCACAGGTGCTCCTATCAGCGGCACAATGGTTACCCCGAATAGCTATCAGGAAAGGTGGTACAAGAACGGGCTGTTTATGGGTCAGGTTTATGCAACCTATGAAAACACCTTTAAAGACCATTATTTTAAAGTGATGGCGGGAGCCTCTTATGAGGACAATAGAAACAGGGAAATCCGGGCTCTGCGACGGGATTTGCCACTCAATGGAATGGAAGCATTTGGAGGCAGGGATTTGAATGGTGAAGTGGTCACCATGAACGGTGAAAATGTTTTCCTGGGTGGACTTCCAGAGTCTGATGCATTCCAGTCTGCATTTTCAAGACTAAATTATAGCTATAAGGATAAGTATTATCTGGAAGCGATCTTCAGGGCAGATGCAACCTCCCGGTTTTCCGCCAATAACAGGTGGGGCTATTTTCCTACAGTAATGGCCTCATGGCGAATCGATAAAGAAAAATTTATGTCAAATGTAACATTTGTTAATGATCTTAAGCTGCGCGCCTCTGTCGGAGAATCAGGGAACGTTTATAATGTAGGGTATTGGGATTACCTTAGCCTTTACAGACAAGGAAATGCAGCCGTACTGGACGGAAGCATAGTCCCCGGAATATGGCCTTCGAAAATACCTAACCCCAACCTGAAATGGGAAACAACACTGACTAAAAATATTGGTCTGGACGGAACTTTATTTAACCGGAAACTGACATTTCAGCTCGACTTATTCGACAGACTGACCAAAGACATATTAAATGCAATACCTGTTCCTTATGAATTTGGGATACGACCATCAGGTTCAGCAGAATATCCTTCGGTGAATACGGCCCGGGTACAGAACAAAGGGGTAGAAATTAACCTAGGATATCAGAATAATGGCAAACAGTTCCAGTATTACATCAACGCCAATTTCAGCAAAATCTGGAATAAGGTCACTAATCTGAGCAACCCGATTATAACCTCTCCGTTTATATTAAGGCAGGGAGATGCGGTAGGCTCTTTTTACGGATTTGAAGCCATAGGCCTGTATTCGCAACAAGATGTTATCAATAATTATCCTAGGCTTAGTGCCAATACTAGGCCAGGGGACATTAAGATCAAAGACCAGAACGGAGATGGAAAAATTGATGAGAACGACAGGATTGTAATAGGAAACGATGTCCCTTACCTGACTTTTGGACTTAATGGAGGGTTTAGCTATAAGAATTTTGACTTTAATTTTGTCATACAGGGGGTTTCCAATGTTAAGGTCTATCTGAGCAATGAAGCCTCACAGGCATTTTTTAACGGAGCGGGAGCAAAAGAATATACATTAGGCAGGTGGACTCCAGACAACCCTGATCCTAATGCAGTATACCCGAGGATCCTGGAAACAGCAGACAATCAACAGAATGATGCCAGTAGAACCATATCG